Below is a genomic region from Roseofilum reptotaenium CS-1145.
AGACACTGACCAGGCTTTGAGCCATACAATCACTTCTATTTTCCTATGGTTTCTCGTTTTTCTCCAGTTTTTTTCCGGGTAAATATTCCCTCCACTTGGTCTCATTATCTATGCTACACTTTGTCGTGCGGAATGTGGGTTGTACCAGCGCTGCCAAACCTTATTGAAACAGCCAGAATTAATTGGAGGGTTAACCGATTTTTACGGGTGGAGTGAACTCACTGCTATATCACAACTTATTCAACGGACTTGATATGACGCAACTAAAGGAGCTAAAATTAAACTGCTACAGCAACAGGCGGTTGGCTACAAGCTGCCTGGAGGATTTTTTCTGAGTTTTCAGGGAGTGGGCCTAAAGCTACATCGCCCCACCGCATAACTATTGCACCAGCATTGCCAGCATAACCAATAGTATAGAGGAGAACTAAGTCATTTTCACGAATACGACCTGCTTTAGCAGCGAAGTACAAGTTGATGAGAGCTGTAACTGATCCAATGTTACCAACGTAAGGGTGAAGGTCAACTGTCCGAGCAAAATCTACACCGAGAGACCGAGTAGAAGCCTTAGCAATCCAAGCGGTGGGGGTATGAAAGGCAAAAAAGTCGATTTGGTTGAGTGTAACTCCGGCAGCGGCAGCAGCGGCTTGACAGCAGGGATAAAAAAGCTGGCTATGTACTGTCTGAGTTGATGCTTTTCCAGTGGGCTGGAATTCAATTTGAACTTTACCTTGTTTGTCAAGAATGAAGTGATTATCGAGAGCGCCCCAACTCTCACCAGCATTCAAAATCTTTTTGCCGATTACTCCGTCATTGGCATTCACCTCGCCGACAACAAAAGCGCTGGCAGCATCACCCGAAATAAATGCAAGAGTGTCATTAGGAGACAGAAAATCACTGAAAGCTGCGGAGGTTATCACCAAAACATTGCGACATTCTCCAGATCTGACTTGTGCATAAGCAGTCTGAAGAGCAACCATAGCAGCAGAACAGCCTGACTCTATATTCCAAGCCGGACACTTCAGCCCTAGTTCGCGAGCAAAAAAGGCTGCATCACCGGTTATAACTCCTTTGGGTAATGTGGTATTGACAATGACTAAATCTATCTCTTCAGCAGTAAGATTAGCTGCTTCGAGAGCTTGGTAAGCCGCACGATATCCTAGGGTGAGAGCGTTTTCTTCCCTATCAATTACTCGCCGCTCTACAGAACCTCGGAAAGGATCGGACAAATAGGGGAGCATCTCTTCGGTGTAGATATCAATCTGGTTGGAGGTTGATTCTTCAGGAACAAAAATTCGAGCTAAACCTAGTTTTTCTGCCTCCTCGACTAATTTGGGATAATTTTCCCGATAATAATCATTCGTACGAATTTCCCTAGGGAGACTGACTGCTAATGAATGAATTCCTACAGATTGATTGAACATAATTTTACTCTTTATGTTTGTTGACTAAGAAGTTGTTTGTGACCAAGAAACAATGGATGGGGAATGGGGTAGGCAAAGGGTGCCCCAACAAAAGACGTTAAAACGCTCTAAACCAAAGCGGGCATGACAGAACTGGGCGAGGGGGCAGGAGCTGGGCCAAGTACCACATCACCCCAACGCATCACCACGGCTCCAGCCGTAGAAACGGAACCAACGGTGTAAACCAAAACCAAATCATTTTCGCGAATATTACCTGACTGAGCAGCATGATAGAGGGTAACGGCAGGTAGCGCGAGACCGAGATTACCGTATTTGGGAAAAAGATTAAGTGTCTGTTCTGGATCAATACCCAGTGCCTTCACGCACAAGCTGGAATACCAAGCCAGAGGAGTATTGAAAGCAAAAAAGTCAATGTCTTTCAAACTCACGCCAGCCGCAGCCGCAGCCCCTTGGCAGCAAGTCCGGACTAAATCTCCAGCCGTATCACGCAGGGGACGGCTCCCAGTTTTCCCAGCTCGCAAGCAAACTCGAACATCGCCCTGTTCGGTTGGCTCGAACTCGTGGACAAAAACGCCACAAGTATCAGCCGTGTTGACCACTTTCGCACCCAAAATGCCTTGATTGGATTTCAACTCGCTGACCACAAAAGCACCACCAGCATCACCCAGGAACCAAGACAGTGTATCGCTCTCAGCGGCCAACCGAGAATTAGTTGATGATAAGGCAACTAACACGTTACGGTATTGTCCAGTTTGTACCAGAGCGCAAGCAGTTTGAAATGCCACTAAACCACTCGAGCAAGCGGACTCGATATTCCAGGCTGGACAACTCACGCCAAACTGACGCGCTAGGAAGACAGCATTCCCAGGAGCAACATAATACTCAGGTAACCATGACGCGCTAATTAACAAATCGATGTCACTAGGAGCAAGATTAGCAGCTTCCAAAGCATCGAAGGCTGCACGATACTCTAACGTTAACGGAGACTCCCCAGGACCTAAGACTCGGCGTTCAACTGCCCCCCGGAACGGATCGGATAGGTATTTGGCCATTTCTTGGTCAAACTCAGTTGGGTTGGGGGTAGATTGGGAGGCTGAAAACACCTTGGCCAAGTTTTTTTGTTCTGCTTTAGCCACCGCATCAGGGTAGTTTTCCCGATAATAGTCATTGGTGCGAACGACACGGGGAAGAGTAATGGCTAGAGATTGAATTCCAACGGGTTTCATTGTGATATACATCCTGATTTTTTGCAGCAATGAGAAAAACAAGTGACGATTCGTGCTACGTGCTGGAGAGTAGTGAGCAGAAGAAAAGCATCAAACATCACCTCTTCACAAGCCTGTACCTGTAATATCGGTTCATCAATGGGCAGAACCTTGCGATACTAAGCTCTGAATCCGAGTGCCGATGGGTGCTTGCACGCTTGGATCAATTGCGACATCGACCACAAACGGTTTATCTGATGCTAATGCCTGCTCTAAAGCACTCTTCACATCGACAGGGTTAGTAACACGGACACTTTCAGCCCCCATGGCCATAGCTATGGCCTCAAAATTAACTTGATTAATTTGGACATCGATACCTTTAAAGCCCTGAAGCGCCATGCCCTGTTCGCACATATTGTAACGACTGTCATTGAGGACAATCCAAACGGCAGGAATGTTATATTTAACTGCCGTGCTGACTTCACAACCATTCATCAGCATCGAGCCATCTCCAACAATGGCCACAGCTTTATCCTTCCGTGCCTCGGCTGCCCCCACAACTCCCGCAGTCATGTGACCCATGGAAGCAAAGCAAGTGCTGGTACGGAAACGACCAGGTTGAGAAAATTTCAAACGATTGATGGCCCAGGCAAAAGAGTTCCCTGGTTCAGCCATCACCAATGCGGTACTGTTGTTGATAATCACTTCTTGAATCTGCTCCATAAGCAGAGCGGGATTGACGAGGCCAGAAGCTTTAGAATAGTCGTAACCCACTTGAGTCTCAGACGTTTTTTTTCCAACCATTTTTTCCGTCAGACTCTTATCAGATTGTTTTTTTTGTAGTTGCTTCCGCAGTTTTTTGACAAACGGACGGATCTCAGAACTGATGCAGTAAGTTTTGGTTTCAGGATACGCAAGTCCTGTCAAAGTCTGGTCGGGATTTACATAAATTAATTTATAACTTGATTTGTCTTCTAGATTCTCGGATTTTCCTTCTAGATTCTCTTTCTGCAGCAAGTCTGAATTTGTTCCAAGCAAGTCAGGATTCCAGAACGAGGTAAATTCCCCAAGATTGCTTCCCAAAACTAGGATTTGTTTGGGAGCATTTTTATACATATAATCGAGGACTTCTGCATGTCCACCAAAGCCAGTTACCCCTAAAAATTGCTCATCTTCTTCTTCAGAGAAAATGCCCTTACCTCGTGGCGAACAGATGACTTTTGCCCCTGTTTCTTCTGCTAATTTACGGATTTGTTTTGCTGCATGTCTCGCTCCAAAACCAATCCAAATGACAAAGGGTTCTTTGGACAGACAATCAACCCAAGGTTTGACTATTTTCTTCTTAGTCGCGATAATTGGGTCGAGAGTTATGGAAAAAACGGCTGGGGAAAGCTCCTTGGTGAGTAAGGTTTGAATCCCAGTGGGAATGTTGATATTGGCAATAAATCCCCCTGGTTGCTCTAACCCTTTCGCTAACCGACGGGCAATTTCTGGTAATTCCTCAACCGCTTCTATGGTTTTCGCATAATCAAACAGGGTTCCTGAAGCCAACAGATCAGAAGGCATGGCATAAGTACTGGTTTCTTGCGCTGCCAAGCGCCCCCTATTTTTCCCATAAGTTGCACCAGAGAGAAAAATGATCTTTGCTCCTTCTCCACGAGCGGCAAACAATCCTGTGAGTGTGTTTGTCAATCCTGGCCCGGTAGTGGCAAACACGGCGACTGGGGGAGTCTTGGCATTCTTTTTACCAGAGTAGTCTTCACTGGCAAAGTAGGCTTCGCAGGCTGCGAAAGCAGCACCAGACTCATGCCGGTAGTGATGTACTGTAATTGAGCTGTTTTCTAACTTCTCCACTAGAGGAGTAATTGCTCCTCCTAAGATACCAAATGCATGGTTGACCTTAAATTGTTCAAGCATTTTGACTATAGCGTGGGCCACGGATACTGCTTTTTTCGTGTTTTGGAATTGGCTATTTAACTCTACCTGAGAAGGTTGTGCAGATTTAAATTCCCATAGTCCCTTGGTTTCATCAAAACCCATTTTTGTTGACCTCCTAATTCAAAAAGGTTGTAATGTTGAACGTTGAGTAAGCAGGTGAAGGAATGGGGAAGCTTGTAATAATGTTCCCTCAATCGAATAAATTCTGATATCAAATCCTTAAATGTTGGCTACACATGTGTACTGTAGAGACAAGTCATGGCTTATCTCTACCCTGATGGTGATCTGTAGCATAAACAAATGGGTTTGATATGACTCTACGGTTTGCAACCCGTGACGATACTCCAATAGCCAGTTGTCGGGATAACTTCTACATCCACAAACCCAACCTCAGAGAGGAGGGTTGACAACTCGCGACCTGAATATTGTTGTCCCTGCATTGTGACTAACATCGTGAAGTTATAATTGGCTACAGTTTGTGGCCCAAATTTAGAGTCGTTGTAGAGCATTTCGTGAATAATCAACCGACCTCCAGAAGGCAAGCTATCGAAGCTTTTCTGGGTTAAAAATCGTCCTTTTTCTGGTGTCCAATCGTGATAGATATCCGCATAGAAATGGCAGTCAGCAACTGGAAACTGTTCTTCCCACATATTACTGCTGTGGGTTTGAATGCGGTTTTCTAAACCATACTGGGCGATAAACTCTTTCGCTACTTCGCATACTGGCTGTAGGTCAAGCACAATCGCTTTTAAAGCAGACCATTTCAATATCGCCGTGATGGAGTGGGTTCCCGAACCACCACCAATGTCTAACAGTTGCTTGTACCCTGACAAGTCAATGGCTTTTGGCCAAGCTAAAGCGGCTGCCATGCTATGACTATGCATTGAACGAGTAAACAAGCGGGCTAGATCCATTTGTTGTTCAAAGGTCTCAAACCCTTGGAATTGGGGAGAATTGGTTAAGACAGCGCGTTTTAAACTCTCAAACGAAAACACGACCGTGTCATTGGCAATCATTGAATCCAAAACTCCACCAACATAAGTGGAACTGCTAGCTAGTAAATAATCTTCTGCTAAAGGAGTTAGCGAATAGTTACCCGCTTGTTCTTCCACTAATCCAACCGATACCAACACCGACAACATGGCAAAAGCTGGACGGGATTCAATATTGAGTGATTGACAAATTTCTGCGATAGAGCGAGGCTGTTGTGCCAACAGAGGAAAAAGTTTGAGGTCGTGGGCCAAGAGTAACACTCGTTGGGGAAGATATCCCAAGATAAGATCCCATAACGGCTGGTCATCAGTGTGGGGTTTGTGAATTTGAACACAAGTAGCTGAGGTCATCATAAATCTCCAAAAAGGTTGTAACGTTAATGGGGAGTGGTGAGTGGGCAGTGTTTGTTTTCCCGACTCCCTATTCCCTATTTTTTATTGAGAGCGAGTTCTTCTTCTCGCAACACTCGTTTGAGAATCTTGCCTGTGGGATTCTTCGGCAGACTGTCTACAAAGGAAATGGAACTGGGGACTTTATACTTGGCCATGCGATCGGCACAAAATGCTTGCAATGCCTTGGCTTTGAGCGATCGCCCGGCTTTTAAGCGCACCTTGGCTTTCACGACCTCTCCCTTGGTAGGATGGGGAGCGCCATAGACGGCTGCTTCGATCACATCCGAGTGTTGGTAAAGAACTCGTTCTACTTCTGCTGGATAAATTTTGAACCCAGACCGATTAATCATGTCTTTGAGGCGATCGACAATGTAGAAATAGCCATCTTCATCCATGTGACCTAAATCTCCAGAATGGAACCATCCATCTTTTAAGACTTTGGCTGTCTCTTCGGGATTATTGAAATACCCCAGCATTACATTCGGGCCACGAATCACTAATTCTCCAACTTCACCAGGGGGCAGTGGCTCACCTTTGGCATCGACAACCTGCATTTCCACATTCTCAATGGGCATTCCAATGGAACCCAATTTATAGTGCCAATCGTGGTTATAGCAGGAGAACGGTGAGGTTTCGGTTAACCCATAGCCTTCATGCACCCATTGGCCGTATTGCTCCTGCCACCGTTTGGTCAGTTCAGCGGGCAGTACTGCTGCTGCACTGAAGTAGTAGCGGATAGTTCTCAGGGCTAAGGGAGGCAACTGCATGTCTAGTAGCTTGGCAAATACTGTGGGTACGCCAAAGAACATGGTAATGCCTTCGTGTTGTACGGTTTCAACAAGTTTCTCTGGGTCAAAGCGACGCTGTAAGACAATGGTGGCTGCGGCATTGAGTCCTCCATTGAGGATGAAATTTTGCCCAAAACAGTGGAAGAGGGGTAAATACAGCAGCAACTTATCATGGGGCTGAATCTGGCAATTATGCTTCACTGAGTGCATATTGGAGACTACATTACCATGGGAGAGGGTTGCGCCTTTTGGGAATCCAGTGGTTCCTGAAGTATAGATAATAGCGGCTGGGTCTTGAAGCTGCATGGAGAGAGCCTTGGCATGAGGAGACATGCGAGCGAGTAAACGGGTCAAACTCACGTCTTCCTCTGCTTTGCCTTCTGCAATTAAAATGTGCTGGAGATGGGCAAGGTCATCTGCCAAAATTTGCATTCTCAAGTCTTGAGTGGTAACGATCGCTTTGGCTTCACAGTCATTGAGGATAAAGAGTACCTCGTCCTGTTTGAGCATTACATTGAGCGAAACTACCACTGCTCCAATCTTGAGACTGCCCAGATAGGCAACTACAAATTCCGGGATATTGGGCAAAAATAACGCTACGCGATCGCCTTTTTCCACACCCAAGTGCTTCAGTCCATTGGCCATACGATTGACCAACTCATCCAAATGTTGATAGGTAAATTCCTGTCCTTCAAACCGTAGGGCCACTCGCTGGGGAAAAATTTTGCGATCGCGTTCCAAATGCTCTGTAATGTTCATGACTGTTGTCTTTTCAGATAAAAATTTCGGGAATGGAGAGAATGCTTTGCGCTAGGGAGTGGAGAATTCCCTTGTTGTTGACTATTCCTGATTGCTGATTTCCCACTCCCTCTTCCACAAGGGCTGACTTCCCAAGGCGCAGCAACTTCCAATTCCTCACACTCCGAGGAATGATTAATGAATAGAGAAATTGAATCATATTGACACTTATAAGTTTGGCAAAAGGGAATAGTTTAGTGATCCATATCACAGCCGACCTACCCATATAGGTTGTTAGAATGTTAGGCAGATATTGTTTAGCAACCAAGTCGTGTTGTACTCTTTCCTGGCGAAGAAAGCAAAATACAGTATCAGCAGTAAAACAAATAATTTTACCCAACCCATTAGAGTGTGATCTAAAAAAGATAGCTACTTCCTAATCAGCTCAAGACAAGCCCATCTCTTGGGTTGCCTGTGAGATAATCCCCCCTTGTGCTAGATCTGTAGCTATACAGGCGATGTGATAATCAAGGGATTGCTCGCAGTCGTTCCAAATGTAAGGCCTTCTACTTGAAGGTGGTTTGTCTACCACCGCTCGAACAGCACTATAGAGCTTTTCAGTCGTAGGAGAAAGGCACTCCCTGGCATCGTAATGTCCAGCAACTTTATAGGTTCGTTGATCCACGCCCTGCACAGCAAACATGAGAGCCACTGCCATATACTGATGGGAAATGGAGATTGTTTGCCGGGTTAAGTTAGCAGAAGCAAACCCCTGAGAGTTAATATTCTGATTAAACTGTTCAGCATGGGTAGGAAATCGGTCTGCAATAGAATTACCAAAAAAAGTTAAGAGGGGCATTAAGGAATTGCCGGTGATTTGCAAACCTTTTAAGCCCATATTCACCTTTCGGCCGGTATTACCAACTAACGAAGGGGGAAGGCCATTATTAAACTCTGGGGCGACCAGAAGAGCAATCTGCGTATCCAGGTGTTTAGTCAAAAGTCCCAGATAGTAGCGCAGTTTATCCATCCCTACACCGACATACTGACCGAGGAAGTTTCCGCAGTGGTACGTAGTTTGATTATCAACATCAATTAAGGGATTGTCAGTAACCGAGTTCATTTCTACTTCAATTTGTCCCGCAATTTCCCTCAGTCCATCCACAATGGGGCCAAGATACTGAGGTAGACAGCGCAGAGAATAGCGGTCTTGGATTAAATTCTCTCCTTCAAAGTGCTGCTGCTCTTGCCGTTCGTCTCGCGATAATACGGAGCCTTCTAAAAGGTCGAGCATCGTAGCCGCAGCCCACTTTTGACCCGAATGGGGTTTCAAGTCATGGATAA
It encodes:
- a CDS encoding 3-oxoacyl-ACP synthase III family protein — encoded protein: MFNQSVGIHSLAVSLPREIRTNDYYRENYPKLVEEAEKLGLARIFVPEESTSNQIDIYTEEMLPYLSDPFRGSVERRVIDREENALTLGYRAAYQALEAANLTAEEIDLVIVNTTLPKGVITGDAAFFARELGLKCPAWNIESGCSAAMVALQTAYAQVRSGECRNVLVITSAAFSDFLSPNDTLAFISGDAASAFVVGEVNANDGVIGKKILNAGESWGALDNHFILDKQGKVQIEFQPTGKASTQTVHSQLFYPCCQAAAAAAGVTLNQIDFFAFHTPTAWIAKASTRSLGVDFARTVDLHPYVGNIGSVTALINLYFAAKAGRIRENDLVLLYTIGYAGNAGAIVMRWGDVALGPLPENSEKILQAACSQPPVAVAV
- a CDS encoding methyltransferase, yielding MMTSATCVQIHKPHTDDQPLWDLILGYLPQRVLLLAHDLKLFPLLAQQPRSIAEICQSLNIESRPAFAMLSVLVSVGLVEEQAGNYSLTPLAEDYLLASSSTYVGGVLDSMIANDTVVFSFESLKRAVLTNSPQFQGFETFEQQMDLARLFTRSMHSHSMAAALAWPKAIDLSGYKQLLDIGGGSGTHSITAILKWSALKAIVLDLQPVCEVAKEFIAQYGLENRIQTHSSNMWEEQFPVADCHFYADIYHDWTPEKGRFLTQKSFDSLPSGGRLIIHEMLYNDSKFGPQTVANYNFTMLVTMQGQQYSGRELSTLLSEVGFVDVEVIPTTGYWSIVTGCKP
- a CDS encoding 3-oxoacyl-ACP synthase III family protein, translated to MKPVGIQSLAITLPRVVRTNDYYRENYPDAVAKAEQKNLAKVFSASQSTPNPTEFDQEMAKYLSDPFRGAVERRVLGPGESPLTLEYRAAFDALEAANLAPSDIDLLISASWLPEYYVAPGNAVFLARQFGVSCPAWNIESACSSGLVAFQTACALVQTGQYRNVLVALSSTNSRLAAESDTLSWFLGDAGGAFVVSELKSNQGILGAKVVNTADTCGVFVHEFEPTEQGDVRVCLRAGKTGSRPLRDTAGDLVRTCCQGAAAAAGVSLKDIDFFAFNTPLAWYSSLCVKALGIDPEQTLNLFPKYGNLGLALPAVTLYHAAQSGNIRENDLVLVYTVGSVSTAGAVVMRWGDVVLGPAPAPSPSSVMPALV
- a CDS encoding class I adenylate-forming enzyme family protein, translating into MNITEHLERDRKIFPQRVALRFEGQEFTYQHLDELVNRMANGLKHLGVEKGDRVALFLPNIPEFVVAYLGSLKIGAVVVSLNVMLKQDEVLFILNDCEAKAIVTTQDLRMQILADDLAHLQHILIAEGKAEEDVSLTRLLARMSPHAKALSMQLQDPAAIIYTSGTTGFPKGATLSHGNVVSNMHSVKHNCQIQPHDKLLLYLPLFHCFGQNFILNGGLNAAATIVLQRRFDPEKLVETVQHEGITMFFGVPTVFAKLLDMQLPPLALRTIRYYFSAAAVLPAELTKRWQEQYGQWVHEGYGLTETSPFSCYNHDWHYKLGSIGMPIENVEMQVVDAKGEPLPPGEVGELVIRGPNVMLGYFNNPEETAKVLKDGWFHSGDLGHMDEDGYFYIVDRLKDMINRSGFKIYPAEVERVLYQHSDVIEAAVYGAPHPTKGEVVKAKVRLKAGRSLKAKALQAFCADRMAKYKVPSSISFVDSLPKNPTGKILKRVLREEELALNKK
- a CDS encoding thiamine pyrophosphate-dependent enzyme, with amino-acid sequence MGFDETKGLWEFKSAQPSQVELNSQFQNTKKAVSVAHAIVKMLEQFKVNHAFGILGGAITPLVEKLENSSITVHHYRHESGAAFAACEAYFASEDYSGKKNAKTPPVAVFATTGPGLTNTLTGLFAARGEGAKIIFLSGATYGKNRGRLAAQETSTYAMPSDLLASGTLFDYAKTIEAVEELPEIARRLAKGLEQPGGFIANINIPTGIQTLLTKELSPAVFSITLDPIIATKKKIVKPWVDCLSKEPFVIWIGFGARHAAKQIRKLAEETGAKVICSPRGKGIFSEEEDEQFLGVTGFGGHAEVLDYMYKNAPKQILVLGSNLGEFTSFWNPDLLGTNSDLLQKENLEGKSENLEDKSSYKLIYVNPDQTLTGLAYPETKTYCISSEIRPFVKKLRKQLQKKQSDKSLTEKMVGKKTSETQVGYDYSKASGLVNPALLMEQIQEVIINNSTALVMAEPGNSFAWAINRLKFSQPGRFRTSTCFASMGHMTAGVVGAAEARKDKAVAIVGDGSMLMNGCEVSTAVKYNIPAVWIVLNDSRYNMCEQGMALQGFKGIDVQINQVNFEAIAMAMGAESVRVTNPVDVKSALEQALASDKPFVVDVAIDPSVQAPIGTRIQSLVSQGSAH